A stretch of Sulfitobacter sp. THAF37 DNA encodes these proteins:
- the mobA gene encoding molybdenum cofactor guanylyltransferase MobA, which yields MKQPLGVILAGGQATRMGGGDKGLLRLGGVSVLDRVIERLAPQVASLALNANGNAARFAALGLPVLADSIDGYAGPLAGVLAGLDWAAEQGADAIVTAAADTPFFPCDLVPQLLLAGEGMAQPLVLAASPDAERGRARHPTFGLWPVGLRDDLRASLEDGMRKVVQWTDRHAGREALFPDEAAFFNINTPDDLARAEAML from the coding sequence ATGAAGCAGCCGTTGGGTGTCATCCTCGCAGGGGGTCAGGCAACGCGCATGGGCGGCGGAGACAAGGGGTTGTTGCGGCTCGGCGGTGTGTCCGTGCTCGACCGGGTGATCGAGCGGCTGGCCCCGCAGGTCGCGTCGCTGGCGCTGAATGCCAACGGGAATGCCGCGCGGTTCGCGGCGCTGGGGCTGCCGGTGCTGGCCGACAGCATCGACGGCTACGCCGGACCTCTGGCGGGGGTGCTGGCAGGTCTCGACTGGGCGGCGGAACAGGGGGCTGATGCCATCGTGACCGCCGCCGCCGACACGCCGTTCTTTCCCTGCGATCTGGTGCCGCAACTGCTGTTGGCTGGCGAAGGCATGGCACAACCGCTGGTGCTGGCCGCCTCGCCGGACGCCGAACGCGGTCGCGCGCGCCATCCGACTTTTGGCTTGTGGCCCGTAGGGTTACGCGATGACCTTCGTGCATCGCTTGAAGACGGGATGCGCAAGGTCGTGCAATGGACGGACCGTCACGCGGGGCGCGAGGCCTTGTTCCCTGACGAGGCCGCGTTCTTCAACATCAACACGCCCGACGACCTCGCTCGGGCCGAGGCGATGTTATGA
- the greA gene encoding transcription elongation factor GreA: MEKIPMTRAGHTALEAELKQLKSVERPAIIKAIAEAREHGDLSENAEYHSAKEKQSFIEGRIKELEGVISLAEVIDPAKMSGPIKFGATVTLVDEDTDEEKTYQIVGEYEAKIEDGLLNIKSPIARALIGKEEGDSVEVRTPGGEKSYEVLKIVYA, from the coding sequence ATGGAAAAGATCCCGATGACCCGCGCGGGCCACACCGCGCTGGAAGCCGAACTGAAGCAGCTCAAGAGCGTGGAGCGCCCCGCCATCATCAAGGCCATCGCCGAAGCGCGCGAGCATGGCGATCTGTCCGAGAACGCGGAATACCACTCTGCCAAGGAAAAGCAGTCCTTCATCGAAGGGCGCATCAAGGAACTGGAGGGCGTGATCTCGCTGGCGGAGGTCATCGACCCGGCAAAGATGTCCGGCCCGATCAAGTTCGGCGCGACCGTGACGCTGGTGGACGAGGACACGGACGAGGAAAAGACCTATCAGATCGTGGGCGAATACGAGGCCAAGATCGAAGACGGTTTGCTGAACATCAAATCGCCCATCGCCCGCGCGCTGATCGGCAAGGAAGAGGGCGATTCGGTCGAAGTTCGCACACCGGGGGGCGAAAAATCCTATGAGGTTCTCAAGATCGTCTACGCCTGA
- a CDS encoding AzlC family ABC transporter permease, translated as MAITTTKSAYLKGMADSAPFILVIIPFAALFGLLATEAGLSVIEALSFSVVVIAGAAQFTALQLMQEQAPTIIVLASALAVNLRMAMYSASLTPWIGAAPLWQRALAAYLTVDQSYVVSVGQFEKQPDMTVPQRMAYFFGCVTPIVPLWYAFTFIGAYLGARVPEEWALDFAIPITFLAMIAPMFRTLAHVVAALVAVVASLIAIAVPYSLGVIIAGLAGMLAGAQVEYWMTRRSETRT; from the coding sequence ATGGCCATCACCACCACCAAATCCGCCTACCTGAAGGGCATGGCCGACAGCGCGCCGTTTATTCTGGTGATCATTCCCTTTGCCGCGCTCTTTGGCCTGCTGGCCACCGAAGCGGGCCTTTCGGTGATCGAGGCGCTGTCGTTCTCGGTCGTCGTTATCGCCGGAGCGGCGCAGTTCACCGCCCTGCAGCTGATGCAGGAACAGGCCCCCACCATCATCGTGCTGGCCTCGGCGCTGGCGGTCAATCTTCGGATGGCGATGTATTCCGCTTCTCTCACACCCTGGATCGGGGCGGCGCCGCTGTGGCAGCGGGCGCTGGCCGCCTATCTGACAGTGGACCAGTCCTACGTGGTCTCTGTCGGCCAGTTCGAGAAACAGCCGGACATGACCGTCCCGCAGCGGATGGCCTATTTCTTTGGCTGCGTCACGCCGATCGTGCCTTTATGGTACGCCTTTACCTTCATCGGCGCGTACCTGGGCGCGCGGGTGCCTGAAGAATGGGCACTGGACTTCGCCATTCCCATCACGTTTCTCGCAATGATCGCGCCGATGTTCCGCACGCTGGCGCATGTGGTCGCGGCGTTGGTCGCGGTCGTGGCGAGCCTCATTGCGATTGCAGTACCCTATTCGCTGGGCGTCATCATCGCGGGGCTGGCCGGCATGCTGGCGGGGGCGCAGGTCGAATACTGGATGACCCGCCGGTCGGAGACGCGCACATGA
- a CDS encoding electron transfer flavoprotein-ubiquinone oxidoreductase, translated as MAEIEREAMEYDVVIVGAGPAGLSAAIRLKQLDADCNVVVLEKGSEVGAHILSGAVLDPCGLDALIPDWKEKGAPVTVPVKEDNFYMLGEAGKVRVPNFPMPPLMNNHGNYIVSMGNVCRWMAEQAEELGVEVFPGMACSELVFGENGEVKGVVAGEMGIGPDGEPGPSYEPGMELHGKYVFLSEGVRGSLSKQVIAKYGLDEGKEPQKYGLGMKEIWEIDPEKHREGTVTHTMGWPLGKNAGGGSFIYHLDNNQVYVGFVVHLGYKNPHVFPYMEFQRFKHHPMVKELLEGGKRVAYGARAITEGGYQSMPKMVAPGVALLGCSVGMVNVPRIKGNHNAMLSGKAAAEAAYEAISAGRSADELTAYEDEVRGGAIGADLKKVRNVKPLWSKYGLTTSLAVGGFDMWCNTFGFSLLGTMGHGKTDAEATEKASKHKPIDYPKPDGKLSFDRLTNVSFSFTNHEENQPAHLTLKDADIPVKVNLPEYDGPSARYCPAGVYEFVKDDKTGEDRFVINFQNCVHCKTCDIKDPKQNIVWTTPQGGDGPNYPNM; from the coding sequence ATGGCCGAGATCGAACGCGAAGCAATGGAATACGACGTGGTGATCGTGGGCGCGGGGCCAGCGGGTCTTTCCGCTGCGATCCGGCTGAAACAGCTTGATGCCGACTGCAATGTCGTGGTGCTCGAAAAGGGATCGGAAGTCGGCGCGCACATCCTGTCGGGCGCTGTGCTGGACCCTTGCGGCCTTGATGCGCTGATCCCGGACTGGAAGGAAAAGGGCGCACCGGTGACGGTGCCGGTCAAGGAAGACAACTTTTACATGCTGGGCGAGGCGGGCAAGGTGCGGGTGCCGAATTTTCCCATGCCGCCGCTGATGAACAACCACGGCAATTATATCGTGTCCATGGGCAACGTCTGCCGCTGGATGGCCGAACAGGCCGAGGAACTGGGCGTCGAGGTGTTCCCCGGCATGGCCTGTTCCGAACTGGTCTTTGGTGAAAACGGCGAGGTCAAGGGCGTCGTCGCGGGCGAGATGGGGATCGGTCCCGACGGCGAGCCCGGCCCCAGCTACGAGCCGGGGATGGAGCTGCACGGCAAGTATGTCTTCCTGTCCGAAGGCGTGCGCGGCAGCCTGTCCAAGCAGGTGATCGCCAAGTATGGCCTGGACGAGGGCAAGGAGCCGCAGAAATACGGCCTCGGCATGAAGGAAATCTGGGAGATCGACCCCGAAAAGCACCGTGAAGGCACGGTGACACACACCATGGGCTGGCCGCTGGGCAAGAACGCGGGTGGCGGATCCTTCATCTACCATCTCGACAACAACCAGGTTTACGTCGGTTTCGTCGTTCACCTTGGCTACAAGAACCCGCATGTCTTTCCCTACATGGAATTCCAGCGGTTCAAACATCATCCGATGGTCAAGGAATTGCTCGAAGGCGGCAAGCGCGTGGCCTATGGCGCGCGGGCGATCACCGAGGGCGGCTATCAGTCGATGCCCAAGATGGTGGCGCCGGGTGTCGCGCTGCTGGGCTGTTCCGTGGGCATGGTCAACGTGCCGCGCATCAAGGGCAACCACAACGCCATGCTGTCCGGCAAGGCCGCGGCGGAAGCAGCCTATGAGGCGATCTCGGCCGGGCGGTCGGCGGATGAGCTGACGGCCTACGAGGACGAGGTGCGCGGTGGCGCCATCGGTGCCGACCTCAAGAAGGTGCGCAACGTCAAGCCGCTGTGGTCCAAGTACGGCCTGACCACATCGCTTGCGGTCGGCGGCTTTGACATGTGGTGCAACACCTTCGGCTTTTCGCTGCTGGGGACGATGGGGCACGGCAAAACCGACGCGGAAGCGACCGAGAAGGCTTCCAAGCACAAGCCGATCGACTACCCCAAGCCCGACGGCAAGCTCAGCTTTGACCGGCTCACCAATGTCTCGTTCTCCTTTACCAATCACGAGGAAAACCAGCCTGCGCACCTCACCCTGAAGGACGCCGACATTCCGGTGAAGGTGAACCTGCCTGAATACGATGGCCCGTCGGCCCGGTATTGCCCGGCAGGCGTCTACGAGTTCGTCAAGGACGACAAGACCGGCGAGGACCGTTTTGTCATCAACTTCCAGAACTGCGTGCACTGCAAGACCTGCGATATCAAGGATCCCAAGCAGAATATCGTCTGGACCACGCCGCAGGGCGGTGACGGGCCGAACTACCCGAACATGTGA
- a CDS encoding formate dehydrogenase accessory sulfurtransferase FdhD has product MAQDPDLSEYLIAPDPAAARLTRAVRGVDQDGAETDLQVVEERPLTIYLNRQEVVTAMTIGDYPEYLALGFLRNQRMLDADDEITRVDYDEELETVVVRTARQTDYEDKMRRRTRTSGCAVGTVFGDMMEGLDQVRLPQTPVATSALYALSARINRTPSLYLAAGAIHGTVLCQDGRALVYMEDVGRHNAVDKIAGWMLSEGVGGADKILYTTGRLTSEMVIKTAMMGIPVLASRSGFTAWGVEIARQVGLTLIGRLKGRRFICLSGQDRLVRDVDPRTVADEPGRSGRKGGA; this is encoded by the coding sequence TTGGCACAGGACCCGGATCTTTCGGAATATCTGATCGCGCCCGATCCCGCGGCAGCGCGGCTGACGCGCGCTGTGCGCGGCGTGGATCAGGACGGCGCGGAAACCGACCTGCAAGTGGTCGAGGAACGTCCGCTGACGATCTACCTCAACCGGCAGGAGGTCGTCACCGCCATGACCATCGGGGACTATCCCGAATACCTGGCGCTCGGCTTTCTGCGCAACCAGCGGATGCTGGACGCGGACGACGAAATCACCCGTGTCGACTACGACGAGGAACTGGAAACCGTCGTCGTCCGGACCGCGCGGCAGACTGATTACGAGGACAAGATGCGCCGCAGGACGCGGACGTCGGGCTGCGCCGTGGGCACCGTGTTCGGCGACATGATGGAGGGGCTCGACCAGGTGCGCCTGCCGCAGACCCCCGTGGCCACCTCTGCGCTTTATGCGCTGTCGGCCAGGATCAATCGGACGCCCAGCCTGTATCTTGCCGCAGGCGCGATCCACGGCACGGTCCTGTGCCAGGACGGGCGTGCGCTGGTCTACATGGAGGACGTGGGCCGTCACAACGCCGTGGACAAGATCGCGGGCTGGATGCTGTCCGAAGGGGTCGGGGGCGCGGACAAGATCCTCTACACCACCGGGCGGCTGACCTCGGAAATGGTGATCAAGACGGCGATGATGGGCATCCCGGTACTTGCCTCGCGGTCCGGTTTCACCGCCTGGGGGGTTGAGATCGCCCGCCAGGTGGGGCTGACCCTGATCGGTCGGCTGAAGGGGCGGCGGTTCATCTGTCTGAGCGGGCAGGACAGGCTGGTGCGCGATGTGGATCCACGGACCGTGGCCGACGAACCGGGACGGTCGGGGCGAAAGGGGGGCGCGTGA
- the soxR gene encoding redox-sensitive transcriptional activator SoxR produces MAVNDGLSIGALADRTGLAVSAIRYYEAQGLIRPWRNAGGQRRFQRADLRRLSFVMIAQQFGFTLPQIKAELDRLPGGRTPTKADWAQISAGFRAALDQRIDAMTQLRDNLDSCIGCGCLSLDSCALYNPADRAADRGQGPRYLMGDRPEG; encoded by the coding sequence ATGGCTGTGAACGACGGGTTGTCAATCGGGGCGCTGGCAGATCGGACCGGGCTGGCGGTATCCGCCATCCGGTACTACGAAGCGCAGGGCCTGATACGTCCCTGGCGCAATGCCGGGGGCCAGCGGCGGTTTCAGCGGGCCGACCTGCGGCGGCTGAGTTTCGTCATGATCGCGCAGCAGTTCGGCTTTACCCTGCCGCAGATCAAGGCAGAGCTGGACCGGCTGCCAGGGGGGCGAACGCCGACCAAGGCGGACTGGGCGCAGATCAGCGCCGGGTTCCGGGCCGCGCTGGATCAGCGGATCGACGCGATGACGCAGCTGCGTGACAACCTGGACAGCTGCATCGGCTGCGGGTGTCTCAGCCTGGACAGTTGCGCGCTCTACAACCCCGCGGATCGGGCAGCGGACCGCGGGCAGGGGCCGCGCTATCTGATGGGTGATCGCCCGGAAGGCTGA
- a CDS encoding 4-(cytidine 5'-diphospho)-2-C-methyl-D-erythritol kinase gives MADDPLRVRVRAPAKINLTLHVTGRRDDGYHLLDSLVVFADVGDRLEFTADGPLSLSVSGAEGEGLDSGPSNLVLRAAALAGAEGGRFRLEKNLPVSSGIGGGSADAAAAVRALRAAGGAALDDDDLAGRLLALGADIPVCLSCCPARMRGIGEKLTPIPDLPGLHAVLVNPRVALSTPDVFRALVCPENAPMPQSVPTDLNRGELISWLKLQRNDLQSPALSLVPAIGDALAALEAERDCLMARMSGSGATCFGLFDHAASAKTVAARLSGRHPHWWVTATQLGDMQPLSRARVS, from the coding sequence GTGGCTGACGATCCCCTGCGCGTGCGTGTGCGCGCCCCCGCCAAGATCAACCTGACCCTGCACGTCACCGGCCGCCGGGACGACGGCTATCACCTGCTCGACTCGCTCGTGGTTTTTGCGGATGTGGGCGACCGGCTGGAGTTCACTGCCGACGGGCCGCTCTCTCTGTCTGTCTCGGGGGCGGAGGGCGAAGGGCTCGATTCCGGCCCGTCGAACCTGGTGCTGCGGGCGGCGGCACTTGCGGGGGCCGAAGGGGGCCGGTTCCGGCTGGAAAAGAACCTGCCGGTGTCTTCCGGCATCGGCGGCGGTTCTGCCGATGCGGCGGCGGCGGTGCGCGCGCTGCGGGCGGCAGGGGGCGCCGCCCTTGATGACGATGATCTGGCCGGTCGTTTGCTGGCGCTCGGCGCCGATATTCCCGTCTGCCTGTCCTGCTGTCCGGCACGGATGCGCGGGATTGGCGAGAAACTGACGCCGATACCCGATCTTCCCGGCTTGCATGCCGTGCTGGTGAACCCGCGCGTGGCCCTGTCCACGCCCGATGTCTTTCGCGCGCTGGTCTGTCCTGAAAACGCGCCAATGCCACAGAGCGTGCCGACCGACCTGAACCGGGGCGAGCTGATCTCATGGCTGAAGCTGCAACGCAATGACCTGCAATCGCCCGCCCTGTCTCTGGTTCCCGCCATCGGCGATGCGCTGGCGGCGCTGGAGGCGGAGCGGGACTGCCTCATGGCGCGCATGTCAGGGTCTGGCGCCACCTGTTTCGGGCTTTTCGATCACGCGGCATCGGCGAAAACGGTGGCGGCGCGCCTCTCGGGCAGGCATCCGCACTGGTGGGTGACTGCCACGCAACTGGGCGATATGCAGCCGCTGTCCCGCGCGCGGGTCAGCTGA
- a CDS encoding tetratricopeptide repeat protein encodes MLRLVLSAVAVLAAGTALTPPVQAQSVAGAYLAGRHAAVTSDYAAAARYYTEALSRDPTNAELMESGSLALLSLGEVEKALPLARTLEEKNHRSQVARLVLTADLAKKGDYQALLDRGSDATGIGPWVDGLVKAWAYMGAGDVTSAMTAFDTLSEEPGMQGLVMYHKALALASVGDYEGAEEIFGEGRVGGAGQTRRGVMAHAEILAQLERPQEALTLIRTSFGAGTDPELDNLIRALEAGEPVPFTHVPDPLAGMAEVFFTFAAALKSEDAGDYYVLLYSRVARYLRPDHMDALLLTAELLENLGQYDLAIAEFAAVPADNPTYHAAELGRAGALRRSGRADQAIEVLNQLARSHGDLAVVHSTLGDILRGEEDWEGAIAAYDAAIERVADDTPVRWVLYYSRGIAYERSGESDAAEADFRAALDINPEQPQVLNYLGYSLVEQQRNLEEALDMIQRAVAASPDSGYIVDSLGWVLYRLGRYDEAVDQMERAVELEAVDPVVNDHLGDVYWAVGREREAEFQWRRAISFIDPEDDDGEADPERIRRKLEIGLDAVLKEEGAEPLKTSSDI; translated from the coding sequence ATGTTGAGACTTGTGCTGAGTGCGGTTGCCGTCCTTGCCGCCGGGACCGCGCTGACGCCGCCGGTGCAGGCGCAATCGGTGGCGGGGGCTTATCTGGCGGGGCGGCATGCTGCTGTCACCAGCGATTACGCGGCGGCGGCGCGCTACTACACCGAGGCGCTTTCGCGGGACCCTACCAATGCCGAACTGATGGAAAGCGGGAGCCTCGCCTTGCTGTCGCTGGGAGAGGTGGAAAAGGCGTTGCCGCTGGCCCGCACGCTTGAGGAGAAGAACCACCGCAGCCAGGTGGCCCGGCTGGTCCTGACCGCCGACCTGGCCAAGAAGGGCGACTATCAGGCGCTGCTGGACCGCGGCAGCGACGCCACCGGGATCGGCCCCTGGGTCGACGGGCTGGTCAAGGCCTGGGCCTATATGGGTGCGGGCGATGTCACGTCTGCCATGACGGCCTTTGACACGCTGAGTGAAGAGCCGGGAATGCAGGGGCTGGTGATGTATCACAAGGCTCTGGCTCTGGCGAGCGTGGGCGACTACGAAGGGGCCGAGGAGATCTTTGGCGAGGGGCGCGTCGGCGGTGCCGGTCAGACCCGCCGGGGCGTCATGGCCCATGCGGAGATCCTGGCGCAGCTTGAAAGACCGCAAGAGGCGCTGACCCTGATCCGGACAAGTTTCGGCGCCGGAACCGACCCGGAACTGGATAATCTGATCCGCGCGCTGGAAGCCGGAGAACCGGTGCCGTTCACCCATGTGCCCGACCCGCTGGCCGGCATGGCCGAGGTGTTCTTTACCTTTGCCGCCGCGCTCAAGAGCGAGGACGCGGGCGACTATTACGTACTGCTTTATTCTCGTGTCGCGCGCTACCTGCGCCCCGACCATATGGACGCGCTGCTGCTGACCGCCGAACTGCTGGAGAACCTGGGCCAGTACGATCTGGCCATTGCGGAATTCGCGGCGGTCCCGGCGGACAATCCGACCTATCACGCCGCCGAATTGGGCCGTGCGGGCGCGCTGCGCCGGTCGGGCCGTGCAGATCAGGCGATCGAGGTGTTGAACCAGCTGGCGCGCAGCCATGGGGACCTCGCTGTGGTGCATTCCACCCTGGGCGACATCCTGCGCGGAGAAGAAGACTGGGAGGGCGCCATCGCGGCCTATGACGCCGCCATCGAGCGGGTGGCGGATGACACGCCGGTGCGCTGGGTGCTCTACTATTCGCGCGGCATCGCCTATGAACGCTCTGGCGAAAGCGACGCGGCCGAGGCGGATTTCCGTGCGGCGCTCGACATCAACCCCGAGCAACCGCAGGTGCTGAACTACCTGGGCTATTCGCTGGTCGAACAGCAGCGCAACCTGGAAGAGGCGCTGGACATGATCCAGCGCGCCGTCGCCGCCAGCCCCGATTCAGGCTATATCGTCGATTCGCTGGGGTGGGTGCTGTACCGTCTGGGCCGCTATGACGAGGCCGTCGACCAGATGGAGCGCGCGGTGGAACTGGAGGCTGTCGATCCGGTGGTCAACGACCACCTCGGCGACGTCTATTGGGCCGTCGGGCGCGAGCGCGAGGCCGAGTTCCAGTGGCGGCGGGCGATCTCGTTCATCGACCCCGAAGACGACGATGGCGAGGCCGACCCCGAACGTATCCGCCGCAAGCTGGAAATCGGGCTCGACGCGGTGCTGAAAGAAGAGGGCGCGGAGCCGTTGAAAACCAGCAGCGACATCTGA
- the glp gene encoding gephyrin-like molybdotransferase Glp: protein MSGFDTFVVVDWSARATPSPRKPTADSIWIAVARRGAAPECSYHRTRHDAMGALRTLFDAELAAGRRVVAGFDFSFAYPVGFARALTGSDDPLGLWPVLADMIEDAPDNSNNRFDVARALNARFPGVGPFWGCPAGQEDAVLPARGSQRQGHGLPERRGVERHADMTRSQPGWKLYTTGSVGSQALLGIPRLQSLRAHYGDALRVAPFQRGDAPLVLVEIYPSLISDAVAAAREGDEIMDRAQVRVLARALSRLAPEVLDALLNEGDATEGWSLGVGQADALRAAAAAEDAPPLRNDCFALPPGVHWTPVAEALTHLRSRMQPVTGIEPVPLTAASGRIAAQDVLAARANPPLPNTAVDGYGFAGARGPGPHRLPLAPGRAAAGDRPGAVPAGQAIRVLTGAALPEGVDTVVLQEDVALDGGAISFRGPIKAGANTRQAGEDVKAGDRVLQAGRRITASDLALLAATGRAEVAVRAPLRVGVLSTGDELVEPGEAASDGQIFDANRPMLQGLVAGFGHRPVDLGRVGDDREALRRMLDDAAGRVDVILTSGGASAGDEDHVSALLQEAGTMGLWRIAVKPGRPLALGMWRGKPVFGLPGNPVAAMVCTLIFARPALAVLAGQDWSEPLGFDVPAAFSKRKKAGRREYLRARIRDGRAEVFASEGSGRISGLSWAEGLVDLPEPAAEVAPGDMVRFIPYGSFGV from the coding sequence GTGAGCGGATTCGACACCTTCGTGGTGGTAGACTGGTCTGCCCGCGCAACGCCGTCACCCCGAAAGCCCACCGCCGATTCCATCTGGATCGCCGTCGCGCGGCGGGGCGCGGCGCCCGAGTGTTCCTATCACCGCACCCGCCACGATGCGATGGGGGCGCTTCGGACGCTCTTTGACGCGGAACTCGCGGCGGGACGGCGCGTGGTGGCGGGCTTCGATTTCTCCTTTGCCTATCCGGTGGGTTTCGCCCGTGCGCTGACGGGCTCGGACGATCCGCTTGGCCTGTGGCCAGTGCTGGCCGACATGATCGAGGACGCCCCCGACAATTCCAACAACCGGTTCGACGTGGCGCGTGCGCTGAACGCGCGGTTTCCGGGCGTGGGGCCGTTCTGGGGCTGTCCGGCGGGGCAGGAGGACGCGGTGCTGCCCGCCCGCGGCTCGCAGCGGCAGGGGCATGGTCTGCCCGAGCGGCGGGGGGTGGAGCGCCATGCCGACATGACCCGCTCGCAACCGGGCTGGAAGCTCTACACCACCGGATCGGTCGGCTCGCAGGCGCTGCTGGGCATCCCGCGTCTGCAATCCCTGCGGGCGCACTATGGCGATGCGCTGCGCGTGGCCCCGTTTCAGCGGGGCGATGCGCCACTGGTGCTGGTGGAGATCTATCCTTCGCTCATCTCCGACGCGGTCGCCGCCGCGCGCGAAGGGGATGAAATCATGGACCGCGCGCAGGTGCGGGTGCTGGCGCGGGCGCTGTCGCGGCTGGCGCCGGAGGTGCTGGATGCGCTGCTGAACGAAGGCGATGCGACAGAAGGCTGGTCGCTGGGTGTGGGGCAGGCGGATGCCCTGCGTGCGGCAGCGGCGGCGGAGGATGCGCCGCCCTTGCGCAACGATTGTTTCGCCTTGCCGCCGGGGGTGCACTGGACACCGGTGGCGGAGGCTCTGACGCATCTGCGCAGCCGGATGCAGCCGGTGACGGGCATTGAGCCGGTGCCGCTCACCGCCGCGTCGGGACGCATCGCGGCCCAAGACGTCCTGGCCGCGCGGGCGAACCCGCCGCTGCCGAACACGGCGGTCGATGGCTATGGCTTTGCCGGGGCACGCGGACCGGGGCCGCACCGGTTGCCGCTGGCGCCGGGGCGTGCCGCAGCGGGGGACCGTCCGGGGGCGGTCCCGGCGGGTCAGGCGATCCGTGTCCTGACCGGCGCGGCCCTGCCCGAGGGTGTGGATACCGTTGTGCTGCAGGAGGATGTGGCGCTGGACGGTGGCGCGATCAGCTTTCGGGGGCCGATCAAGGCGGGGGCCAACACCCGGCAGGCGGGGGAGGACGTAAAGGCGGGCGACCGCGTCTTGCAGGCAGGGCGGCGCATCACCGCTTCCGACCTTGCGCTGCTGGCGGCGACGGGGAGGGCCGAGGTCGCGGTCCGCGCCCCGCTGCGGGTCGGCGTGCTGTCCACGGGCGACGAACTGGTCGAGCCGGGCGAGGCGGCATCGGACGGGCAGATATTCGACGCGAACCGCCCCATGCTGCAGGGGTTGGTGGCCGGATTCGGCCACCGCCCGGTCGATCTGGGCCGGGTGGGCGACGACCGCGAGGCGCTGCGGCGAATGTTGGACGATGCGGCGGGCCGGGTGGATGTGATCCTGACCAGCGGCGGCGCCTCTGCGGGGGACGAAGATCACGTCTCGGCCCTGCTGCAGGAGGCCGGGACCATGGGCCTGTGGCGCATCGCGGTCAAACCGGGCCGTCCGCTGGCACTGGGGATGTGGCGGGGCAAGCCCGTCTTTGGCCTGCCGGGAAATCCGGTGGCGGCGATGGTCTGCACATTGATCTTTGCGCGGCCCGCGCTGGCAGTGCTGGCGGGACAGGACTGGTCGGAGCCTTTGGGCTTTGACGTGCCCGCCGCGTTTTCAAAGCGCAAGAAGGCGGGCCGCCGAGAGTATCTGCGCGCCCGCATCCGGGACGGCAGGGCCGAGGTCTTTGCCTCCGAAGGGTCGGGGCGGATCAGCGGGCTCAGCTGGGCCGAAGGGCTGGTTGACCTGCCCGAACCCGCAGCAGAGGTGGCACCGGGCGATATGGTGCGGTTTATTCCCTACGGCAGTTTCGGGGTTTAG
- a CDS encoding VOC family protein, translating to MAALLEHANYTVSDPAATAAWMVKLFGWHIRWQGDAKAGGYTIHVGSEDHYLALYNPRGATDAANDSYTRIAGLNHIAVVVDDLDATEAAIKAHGFKTGNHADYEPGRRFYFHDDDGIEYEVVNYS from the coding sequence ATGGCCGCACTGCTTGAACACGCCAACTACACCGTATCCGACCCCGCCGCGACCGCCGCCTGGATGGTCAAGCTGTTCGGATGGCATATCCGCTGGCAGGGCGATGCCAAAGCGGGCGGGTATACGATCCATGTCGGGTCCGAAGATCACTACCTCGCGCTCTACAACCCGCGCGGCGCGACCGACGCGGCGAACGACAGCTATACCCGGATTGCAGGGCTCAACCACATCGCGGTGGTGGTCGACGATCTGGATGCCACCGAGGCGGCGATCAAGGCGCATGGATTCAAAACCGGCAATCACGCGGACTACGAGCCGGGCCGCCGGTTCTACTTTCACGACGACGACGGCATCGAATACGAGGTTGTCAATTACAGCTGA
- the mobB gene encoding molybdopterin-guanine dinucleotide biosynthesis protein B, with product MRLYGVVGWKNAGKTGLMERLVAEITGRGLRVSTVKHAHHTFDVDHPGKDSHRHRVAGATEVLLASRSRFALMHELRDEDEPTLEHLLARLSPVDLVLIEGYKRDAHPKVEAHRAETGNPLIAPDDPTVRAVASDVPLDLDRPVFDLNDTRAVADFILAEVGL from the coding sequence ATGAGACTCTACGGCGTCGTCGGCTGGAAGAACGCGGGCAAGACCGGGCTGATGGAACGGCTGGTGGCCGAGATCACCGGGCGCGGCCTGCGGGTATCGACCGTCAAACACGCGCATCACACTTTCGACGTCGATCACCCCGGCAAGGACAGCCACCGCCACCGGGTGGCGGGGGCCACCGAGGTTCTGCTGGCCTCGCGCAGCCGGTTTGCCCTGATGCACGAATTGCGCGACGAAGATGAACCGACGCTGGAGCATCTTCTGGCCCGGCTGTCGCCGGTCGATCTGGTGCTGATCGAAGGCTACAAGCGCGACGCGCATCCCAAGGTGGAAGCGCACCGCGCCGAGACCGGCAATCCGCTGATCGCGCCGGACGATCCCACCGTGCGGGCGGTGGCCAGCGACGTGCCGCTCGACCTCGACCGACCGGTGTTCGACCTGAACGACACCCGTGCGGTGGCGGATTTCATTCTGGCCGAGGTGGGGCTGTGA